A single window of Selenomonas sputigena DNA harbors:
- a CDS encoding FtsW/RodA/SpoVE family cell cycle protein: MKEAKLHLLLPPLGILLLGTGVLLLAHRLTADLLLLPWLAAVIVGAFFTQFILGRRDGTDLTLFPAAMLLASLGLIMIGRLKPALFLTQMRWLLLGLIVYLFLVFLGERVLRLLSYPYLLGVFCLLLLCSALFFGTEIGGSRNWIVFGPFAVQPSEFGKIVIIMFLAAYLTEHREVLTLPRHRLLWLKLPVLRFIAPLLLIWGIAILMFVVQRDLGSALLFFGIAVSMTYMATGRKSYVALAFAFFLGAAVLSYSFFSHVRVRFNIWLDPWSDPSGSAYQVVQSLFALGSGGVWGAGFAHGHPNLIPEVHTDFIFAAIAEELGLLGSLGVMLVFALFFYRAIRIALACREETRMLLAAGIAVVFLLQAFIIIAGVTKFLPLTGITLPFVSYGGSSMIASFMLLGILTVLSKKENRHG; encoded by the coding sequence ATGAAAGAGGCTAAGCTGCACCTGCTGCTGCCTCCGCTCGGCATCCTGCTGCTGGGCACGGGCGTACTGCTTCTTGCACATCGTCTGACGGCGGATCTTTTGCTGCTGCCCTGGCTTGCGGCAGTCATCGTCGGTGCATTCTTCACGCAGTTCATTTTGGGCAGACGAGATGGAACGGACTTGACGCTTTTCCCTGCAGCCATGCTGCTCGCAAGTCTCGGCCTCATCATGATCGGACGCTTGAAGCCCGCGCTCTTTTTGACACAGATGCGTTGGCTGCTGCTCGGTCTGATCGTTTATCTTTTCCTCGTCTTTCTTGGAGAGAGGGTTCTTCGCCTCCTTTCCTATCCATATCTTCTGGGCGTGTTCTGTCTTCTGCTCCTGTGCTCGGCGCTCTTTTTCGGCACGGAGATCGGCGGCAGCCGCAACTGGATCGTCTTCGGCCCTTTCGCCGTGCAGCCCTCGGAATTTGGCAAGATCGTCATCATCATGTTTCTTGCTGCCTATCTGACGGAGCATCGGGAGGTATTGACGCTGCCCAGGCACAGGCTTCTTTGGCTGAAGCTGCCCGTGCTTCGCTTCATTGCGCCGCTCCTTTTAATCTGGGGCATCGCCATCTTGATGTTCGTCGTGCAGCGCGATCTCGGCTCGGCTCTGCTCTTTTTTGGCATAGCTGTTTCCATGACGTATATGGCTACGGGTCGAAAATCTTATGTGGCGCTTGCCTTCGCGTTCTTTCTGGGCGCAGCCGTGCTCAGTTACTCGTTCTTTTCCCATGTGCGCGTGCGCTTCAACATCTGGCTCGACCCTTGGAGCGATCCTTCGGGCAGCGCTTATCAAGTCGTGCAGTCCCTCTTTGCGCTCGGCTCGGGCGGCGTTTGGGGCGCGGGTTTTGCGCACGGCCATCCCAATTTGATTCCCGAGGTGCATACGGATTTTATTTTTGCGGCGATTGCGGAAGAACTGGGGCTGCTCGGCTCCCTAGGCGTCATGCTCGTCTTTGCCCTGTTTTTTTATCGTGCCATACGCATCGCGCTCGCCTGCCGGGAAGAGACGCGCATGCTGCTTGCCGCCGGTATCGCAGTCGTGTTTCTCCTGCAGGCTTTCATCATCATCGCAGGCGTGACGAAATTCTTACCGCTGACGGGCATCACGCTTCCCTTTGTAAGCTACGGGGGCAGTTCCATGATCGCCAGCTTCATGCTGCTCGGCATTTTGACCGTGCTTTCCAAAAAGGAGAATCGACATGGTTGA
- a CDS encoding peptidoglycan D,D-transpeptidase FtsI family protein, with protein MVERNNTRYILRTAIILLLSFSCLALYVVYLQVWEADRLAEHPLNRRAALAEDSVLRGSILDRKGEVLALSPNVGERRYPYGRIMEPVTGYLDDTIGSTGIEAYKGAELSGHSRLLGRLGPLAQIFSSSRGDDVYLTLDAALQETAYEALGERRGAVVMLDAESGAVLVLASRPSFDPSDIQAQWDSLRQDKESPLVNRALQGLYPPGSTIKPLILDAALENGVTNSKEVFDCTGALKVGDSVIHESHGAVHGRIDVEHALIESCNTTFGSLALRLGGKKLADAFRRFGFEETAQGELAEAAAHLPDFASLGQGDTAQIGIGQSTLLVTPLHMALLAAAFANDGIIMKPYMVERVVTPNGITLEQHRSEKWFEATTAARASLIHGFMEEVVQEGTGTAAALRGVRVAGKTGTAENSGEDHAWFIGSAEIKGRKVAFAILVENSGGGGTEAAPIARKLLEKLQDD; from the coding sequence ATGGTTGAGCGAAATAATACAAGGTATATCCTGCGCACAGCCATCATCCTGCTCTTGTCATTTTCCTGCTTGGCGCTTTATGTCGTCTATCTGCAGGTCTGGGAAGCGGATCGGCTCGCAGAGCATCCTCTGAATCGCCGCGCGGCTCTCGCCGAGGACAGCGTGCTGCGCGGCAGCATCCTTGATCGAAAGGGTGAAGTTCTCGCGCTCAGCCCGAATGTGGGCGAAAGGCGCTACCCTTACGGGCGGATCATGGAGCCGGTCACGGGCTATCTCGATGATACGATCGGCAGCACGGGCATCGAGGCTTATAAGGGGGCAGAGCTTTCGGGACACAGCCGCCTTCTCGGGCGATTAGGGCCGCTCGCGCAGATTTTCTCTTCCTCACGCGGCGACGACGTCTATCTGACGCTCGACGCTGCACTGCAGGAAACGGCATACGAGGCGCTGGGAGAACGGCGCGGGGCTGTCGTCATGCTCGATGCGGAAAGCGGGGCGGTTCTCGTGCTCGCATCGCGTCCCTCGTTCGATCCGTCCGATATTCAAGCGCAGTGGGACAGCCTGAGGCAGGACAAGGAAAGTCCGCTCGTAAACCGTGCGCTGCAAGGTCTTTATCCGCCTGGATCGACCATCAAGCCATTGATTCTCGATGCGGCGTTGGAAAACGGCGTTACGAACAGCAAGGAAGTATTCGACTGCACGGGAGCGCTCAAAGTGGGGGATTCGGTCATCCACGAGAGCCACGGCGCTGTGCACGGCAGGATCGATGTGGAGCACGCCTTGATTGAGTCCTGCAACACGACGTTCGGCTCGCTTGCGCTGCGCCTGGGTGGCAAGAAACTGGCGGATGCCTTCCGACGTTTCGGCTTTGAGGAGACGGCGCAGGGCGAATTGGCGGAGGCGGCAGCGCATCTGCCCGACTTCGCTTCCCTCGGGCAAGGAGATACGGCTCAGATCGGCATTGGGCAGAGCACGCTTCTCGTCACGCCGCTGCACATGGCGCTGCTCGCCGCGGCGTTTGCAAATGACGGCATCATAATGAAGCCCTACATGGTTGAACGTGTCGTGACACCCAACGGCATCACACTCGAACAGCATCGAAGCGAGAAGTGGTTCGAGGCTACGACGGCGGCGCGCGCCTCCTTGATTCATGGATTCATGGAGGAGGTCGTGCAGGAAGGCACGGGCACGGCGGCGGCGCTCCGTGGCGTGCGCGTAGCGGGCAAGACGGGCACGGCGGAAAATTCGGGCGAGGATCATGCGTGGTTCATCGGCTCGGCGGAAATAAAAGGTCGAAAGGTGGCTTTTGCCATCCTTGTGGAAAACAGCGGCGGAGGCGGCACAGAAGCTGCACCAATCGCACGGAAGCTGTTGGAAAAGTTGCAAGATGATTAG
- the pknB gene encoding Stk1 family PASTA domain-containing Ser/Thr kinase has product MEQRILGNRYELVELVGSGGMADVYKAHDKLLDRTVAVKVLHAQFASDAEFVARFQAEAQGAAKMSHPNIVNIYDVGQEGNAHYIVMEYVSGQTLREELDAGGRLPVATALAIARQIAEALHHAHKNGLVHCDIKPHNILVMEDGRIKVADFGIARAVSSVTSTYTGNIVGSVHYFSPEQAKGASITPKSDVYSLGVVLYEMLTGELPFTGETPVGIALKHLQEEPLSVCAIDPSIPPFVEALVAELMAKDPNRRPDSETVVRQIAQDEAMLGGSASSLLDPYATQVLPRVREAEVDSSLLSRHGQEEQPSVHVPDAGHGGAAKKAYRSKAFLFILFLVLFFGFFAGAFLSYGKFWSGAEVVVPDVTGQTLAVAKQKLEDKKLRVDIAEMYDSNIPAGQVVKQDPEGGSKVKEERLVTIYVSKGGEEVSMPELKGMQKSAAESKLTGAGLKLGVVTEEFSSQPAGSVIGQDPRAGSKISKGQVVDLVISKGERPRKVSVPSVVGGAESSAKEAIKNRGLHVGSVTKEASSQAAGTVVRQSPAAGSEVEEGTAVDLVLAAETEKKSSKTKERASDDNAGDKTPSKDASGGKSNR; this is encoded by the coding sequence ATGGAACAACGCATTTTAGGCAATCGCTATGAGCTTGTGGAGCTTGTTGGAAGCGGCGGCATGGCTGATGTATATAAGGCGCACGACAAACTGCTCGATCGAACGGTCGCGGTCAAGGTGCTGCACGCCCAATTCGCGAGTGACGCCGAGTTTGTAGCACGCTTTCAAGCTGAAGCACAGGGAGCCGCGAAGATGTCGCATCCCAACATCGTCAATATCTACGATGTCGGGCAGGAGGGAAACGCCCACTACATCGTTATGGAATACGTTTCGGGGCAGACCCTGCGCGAAGAGCTTGATGCGGGCGGACGCCTGCCCGTTGCCACGGCGCTCGCCATTGCGCGTCAGATTGCCGAGGCTCTGCATCATGCGCACAAGAACGGTCTTGTCCACTGTGACATCAAGCCGCACAACATCCTCGTGATGGAGGACGGGCGCATCAAGGTCGCCGATTTCGGCATCGCTCGCGCCGTGAGTTCGGTCACGTCGACGTATACAGGCAACATCGTTGGCTCCGTGCATTATTTTTCGCCTGAGCAGGCGAAGGGCGCTTCGATCACGCCGAAGTCAGATGTCTACTCCCTCGGCGTCGTTCTCTATGAAATGCTCACGGGCGAGTTGCCCTTCACTGGTGAAACCCCCGTTGGCATCGCCTTGAAGCACTTGCAGGAAGAGCCTCTTTCCGTCTGCGCCATCGACCCGTCGATTCCGCCATTCGTCGAGGCTCTCGTTGCGGAATTGATGGCAAAGGATCCGAATCGGCGGCCCGACAGTGAGACCGTCGTGCGGCAGATCGCGCAGGATGAGGCGATGCTTGGCGGCTCGGCATCGTCGCTGCTCGATCCCTATGCGACGCAGGTATTGCCGCGCGTGCGTGAGGCCGAGGTCGATTCATCTCTTTTGTCAAGACACGGGCAGGAAGAGCAGCCTTCCGTACATGTTCCGGATGCCGGGCATGGCGGTGCAGCGAAGAAGGCATACCGCTCCAAGGCCTTCCTTTTCATTCTGTTCCTCGTATTGTTTTTTGGCTTCTTTGCAGGCGCATTCCTTTCCTATGGAAAGTTTTGGAGCGGTGCGGAAGTCGTCGTTCCCGATGTGACGGGACAGACGCTGGCCGTCGCCAAGCAGAAGTTGGAGGACAAGAAACTGCGCGTGGACATCGCGGAGATGTACGATTCCAATATACCGGCAGGGCAGGTCGTCAAGCAAGATCCCGAGGGAGGTTCGAAGGTCAAGGAAGAGCGCCTCGTGACCATCTACGTGAGCAAGGGCGGCGAGGAAGTCAGTATGCCGGAACTCAAGGGGATGCAGAAGTCAGCGGCAGAGAGCAAGCTGACCGGAGCGGGCTTGAAACTCGGCGTCGTGACGGAAGAGTTCTCCTCGCAGCCTGCGGGGAGCGTCATCGGACAGGACCCGCGTGCGGGATCGAAGATCAGCAAGGGGCAGGTCGTCGACCTCGTGATCAGCAAGGGCGAGCGGCCGCGCAAGGTCTCCGTGCCGAGCGTTGTCGGCGGCGCGGAATCAAGCGCCAAGGAAGCGATCAAGAACCGCGGACTTCATGTAGGCTCCGTCACGAAGGAAGCGAGTTCGCAGGCGGCAGGCACGGTCGTGCGGCAGAGCCCGGCGGCAGGCAGCGAGGTGGAAGAAGGTACGGCGGTCGACCTTGTACTTGCCGCCGAAACGGAAAAGAAGTCTTCGAAGACGAAGGAGCGCGCGTCGGACGACAATGCAGGCGACAAGACGCCGAGCAAGGACGCAAGCGGCGGCAAGTCGAACCGCTAG
- the rsgA gene encoding ribosome small subunit-dependent GTPase A, whose product MLQGKVLRAQNSFFYVATREGLVEAKLRGRLKKERIAVVPGDDVELELTEGGAGVIERRCERKSLLRRPLVANIDQVVLVFAAREPDINPVLIDRFLVLAEWSKIERIVLCINKMDLLEGDAAEIPALAALYREIGYPVCLLSTVTGEGVADMQSLVEGKTSVFAGSSGVGKSSLLNCLAPGIALSTGAVSEKIKRGRHTTRTAQLLPFAGGFLVDTPGFSATELAEIDPCALPGLFPEFRSFFGACRFQPCTHSHEPDCAVKEAVQAGKIADSRYASYLEMLQQSVQRKKVYR is encoded by the coding sequence TTGTTGCAGGGAAAAGTGCTCAGAGCGCAAAACAGTTTCTTCTACGTGGCGACACGAGAAGGACTTGTGGAGGCGAAGCTGCGAGGCCGCCTGAAAAAGGAGCGCATTGCCGTCGTGCCGGGCGATGACGTGGAGCTTGAGCTTACAGAAGGCGGCGCGGGCGTCATCGAGCGGCGCTGTGAGCGAAAGAGTCTTTTGCGCCGCCCGTTGGTCGCCAATATCGATCAGGTCGTCCTCGTCTTCGCCGCACGCGAGCCGGATATCAATCCCGTGCTCATCGACCGTTTTCTCGTGCTCGCCGAGTGGTCGAAGATCGAACGCATCGTCCTCTGCATCAACAAGATGGATTTGTTAGAGGGCGATGCGGCGGAGATTCCTGCCCTCGCCGCGCTCTATCGCGAAATCGGCTATCCCGTATGCCTGCTGTCCACTGTTACAGGGGAAGGCGTGGCAGACATGCAGTCTCTTGTCGAGGGAAAGACGAGCGTGTTTGCCGGCTCATCGGGTGTGGGAAAATCCTCTCTCTTGAACTGTCTCGCGCCGGGCATCGCCCTTTCTACGGGCGCTGTCAGCGAGAAGATCAAGCGCGGCAGGCATACGACGCGAACGGCGCAGCTTCTGCCGTTCGCCGGAGGATTCCTCGTCGATACGCCGGGTTTCAGCGCTACGGAGCTTGCCGAGATCGATCCTTGTGCGCTCCCGGGGCTTTTCCCTGAATTTCGCTCCTTTTTCGGCGCTTGCCGATTTCAGCCCTGCACGCACAGCCACGAGCCGGACTGCGCTGTCAAGGAAGCCGTGCAGGCGGGAAAGATTGCAGACTCGCGCTACGCCTCCTATTTGGAAATGCTGCAGCAGAGTGTACAGAGAAAGAAGGTATATCGATGA
- the rpe gene encoding ribulose-phosphate 3-epimerase, translating into MIQVAPSILSADFAHLADEVQRIETAGAEYVHIDVMDGAFVPNITLGAPVVKSLRKCSAAVFDVHLMVERPEAQIASFAEAGADVITFHIEAVRHAHRLVQEIKSLGCRAGVALNPATPLVMLEELMADIDMALIMTVNPGFGGQKFIPSMLEKIALLRHTAEENDFALDIEVDGGINAETAPLVREAGANILVAGSAVYGASDIEKAIQAIRG; encoded by the coding sequence ATGATTCAAGTGGCGCCGTCGATTCTCTCGGCGGATTTCGCGCATCTTGCCGATGAGGTGCAGCGCATTGAAACTGCCGGGGCGGAGTACGTCCATATCGATGTCATGGACGGCGCTTTTGTGCCGAACATCACGTTGGGCGCTCCCGTCGTGAAGTCGCTTCGCAAATGCTCTGCGGCGGTTTTTGATGTGCATCTGATGGTCGAGCGTCCGGAAGCGCAGATCGCTTCCTTCGCCGAGGCTGGTGCGGACGTCATCACCTTTCATATCGAGGCGGTGCGTCATGCCCATCGCCTCGTACAGGAGATCAAATCTCTCGGCTGCCGGGCGGGCGTCGCGCTCAATCCTGCGACACCGCTCGTCATGCTCGAAGAACTTATGGCAGATATCGACATGGCGCTCATCATGACGGTCAATCCGGGTTTCGGCGGACAGAAGTTCATTCCGTCGATGCTCGAAAAAATCGCGCTTCTGCGTCATACGGCAGAAGAAAATGATTTCGCTCTCGACATCGAGGTCGATGGTGGCATCAATGCCGAGACAGCGCCGCTCGTGAGAGAGGCGGGGGCGAACATCCTCGTCGCAGGCTCTGCCGTCTATGGGGCGAGCGATATAGAAAAAGCGATTCAGGCGATTCGTGGCTAA
- the queC gene encoding 7-cyano-7-deazaguanine synthase QueC, translated as MEKAVVLLSGGLDSTTCMAVAKEQGKELYPISFDYHQRHSIELEGAKKIAAFYKVKRHLIIETNMEAIGGSALTDDSIAVPEGDVSRTSVPVTYVPARNLIFLSYALGYAETIGARSVYIGVNSVDYSGYPDCRPEFIRHFQAVADYSTEAASEGKRIEIVTPLQNLSKADIVRLATRLAVPLELTHSCYSGGEKACGVCDSCKLRLQGFAAAGIKDPIEYEKR; from the coding sequence ATGGAAAAGGCGGTAGTGCTGCTTTCGGGCGGACTTGATTCGACGACCTGCATGGCCGTCGCAAAGGAGCAGGGGAAAGAACTTTATCCCATCAGCTTTGACTATCATCAGCGTCACAGCATCGAGCTGGAAGGCGCGAAGAAGATTGCAGCTTTTTACAAAGTGAAGCGTCATCTGATCATCGAGACGAACATGGAAGCGATCGGCGGCTCGGCGCTGACGGACGACAGCATCGCCGTGCCCGAGGGCGACGTTTCGCGCACGTCTGTTCCCGTGACCTACGTGCCTGCAAGAAATCTGATCTTCTTGAGCTATGCGCTCGGCTATGCCGAAACCATCGGCGCGCGCTCTGTCTACATCGGCGTCAACAGCGTCGACTATTCGGGCTATCCCGACTGCCGTCCCGAATTTATCCGGCATTTTCAGGCCGTCGCGGACTACTCGACGGAAGCGGCCTCCGAAGGAAAGCGCATCGAGATCGTCACGCCCCTGCAGAATTTGTCCAAAGCCGATATCGTGCGCTTGGCGACGCGTCTTGCCGTGCCGTTGGAGCTTACGCACAGCTGTTACAGCGGCGGTGAAAAGGCGTGCGGCGTCTGCGACAGCTGCAAACTGCGCCTGCAGGGCTTCGCGGCTGCCGGCATAAAAGACCCGATCGAGTATGAAAAACGCTGA
- the folE2 gene encoding GTP cyclohydrolase FolE2, translated as MKDIQKSADMRGIDIQHVGIKDAHLPFRIKTKAGDFQQVTARILFTVSLPKEYKGTHMSRFLEILQQWCDKPVAEEEMEAMLQEALHRLEAETAKLRLSFKYFIEKEAPASGKKSVLDLDCFFEGEKRAGEAMSFRLGVTVPATSLCPCSKAISRYGAHNQRSLLQAVVEFKPPAPCIFIEDLAALMEEQASCPIYPLLKREDEKYVTEKAYEQPKFVEDILRDLVLALRPLPGLFWFSLSCENFESIHNHSAYASHEEYVNCEARTAGKEQ; from the coding sequence ATGAAAGACATACAGAAAAGCGCGGATATGCGCGGCATCGACATACAGCATGTCGGCATCAAGGACGCCCATCTGCCGTTTCGCATCAAGACGAAGGCGGGTGATTTCCAGCAAGTCACAGCGCGCATCCTCTTTACGGTTTCCCTGCCCAAGGAGTACAAGGGCACGCACATGAGCCGCTTCCTGGAAATCTTGCAGCAGTGGTGCGACAAGCCCGTAGCGGAAGAAGAGATGGAAGCCATGCTGCAGGAGGCGCTTCATCGTCTTGAAGCGGAGACGGCGAAGCTGCGCCTTTCCTTCAAGTATTTCATTGAGAAGGAAGCGCCGGCGAGCGGCAAGAAATCCGTGCTCGACCTCGATTGCTTCTTCGAGGGCGAAAAGCGTGCGGGCGAGGCGATGTCGTTCCGTCTCGGCGTCACCGTGCCTGCGACATCCCTCTGCCCGTGCAGCAAGGCGATTTCGCGCTACGGTGCGCACAATCAGAGAAGTCTGCTGCAGGCCGTCGTCGAGTTCAAGCCGCCCGCGCCGTGCATCTTCATCGAGGATCTCGCCGCGCTCATGGAAGAGCAGGCGTCGTGCCCGATCTATCCGCTGCTGAAGCGTGAAGATGAGAAGTATGTGACGGAAAAAGCATACGAGCAGCCAAAGTTTGTCGAGGACATCCTGCGCGACCTCGTGCTCGCCCTACGTCCCTTGCCCGGACTCTTTTGGTTCTCGCTTTCCTGCGAGAATTTTGAGTCGATTCACAATCACAGCGCCTATGCGAGCCACGAAGAATATGTGAATTGCGAGGCGAGGACAGCCGGCAAAGAGCAATGA
- a CDS encoding lysylphosphatidylglycerol synthase transmembrane domain-containing protein produces MKVFCKRFIVPLLLVFFISGAVIYSTVDIHTLKNLTAFQPWSIALALLCVSLGLTLDGTRLMHLVKISGEHITLGQAVQVVFGNYFLALLTPGATGGAVAQLMFLRHAGVPAGKATVLVIVRTLVSILFLICCMPFIFLHDAGILPGVDNHTLMLISVIAFVVIALIALAFRANAFDYIILRLTKRLSVKRSKKLLSFYRDLKMGVHLLASSPKSMLRIFFESGLSLMFIYAIVPCLLLGLGVTDADWYTVMGRMIFLNMLLYFTPTPGGSGIAEGGFVLLFADSVPAGTVGILAVCWRLIAEYIPFFIGLYYTLKVFGRDFMHRQMEQQEDG; encoded by the coding sequence ATGAAGGTGTTCTGCAAGCGTTTCATCGTACCGCTGCTGCTCGTTTTCTTCATCTCGGGCGCCGTCATCTATTCGACGGTCGACATTCATACGTTGAAAAATCTCACAGCGTTCCAGCCGTGGTCCATCGCCCTTGCGCTCCTCTGCGTGAGCCTCGGTCTGACGCTTGATGGCACGCGCCTCATGCACCTCGTGAAGATCTCGGGCGAGCACATCACGCTGGGACAGGCGGTGCAGGTGGTCTTCGGCAACTACTTTCTCGCGCTCCTGACGCCGGGGGCAACGGGCGGTGCTGTGGCGCAGCTCATGTTCCTGCGTCATGCAGGCGTACCGGCGGGCAAGGCGACGGTGCTCGTCATCGTGCGAACCCTCGTGTCCATTCTCTTCCTTATATGTTGCATGCCGTTCATCTTCCTGCACGACGCAGGCATCCTGCCCGGCGTGGACAATCATACGCTGATGCTCATCTCTGTTATCGCCTTCGTCGTCATCGCACTCATCGCGCTTGCTTTTCGCGCGAATGCGTTCGACTACATCATCCTGCGCCTGACGAAGCGATTGAGCGTGAAACGCAGCAAAAAGCTGCTCTCTTTCTATCGTGATCTCAAGATGGGCGTGCATCTCCTCGCGTCCTCGCCCAAGAGCATGCTTCGTATCTTTTTTGAATCAGGCTTAAGTCTCATGTTCATCTATGCCATCGTGCCATGTCTTCTTTTAGGACTCGGCGTGACAGATGCCGATTGGTACACGGTCATGGGGCGCATGATTTTCCTTAACATGTTGCTCTATTTCACGCCGACGCCCGGCGGCTCCGGCATCGCGGAGGGCGGCTTCGTCCTGCTCTTTGCCGATTCTGTACCGGCAGGTACCGTCGGCATCCTCGCCGTTTGCTGGCGGCTCATCGCCGAGTACATCCCGTTCTTCATCGGCCTTTACTACACGCTCAAGGTCTTTGGCAGAGATTTTATGCATCGCCAGATGGAGCAGCAGGAGGATGGCTGA
- the nikB gene encoding nickel ABC transporter permease — translation MKGKDLIRRLCQMLITLLGVTFLTFGLTYLAPGDPVEMILETGDTMVSQETIEKTRHELGLDRPFHEQYLHWLSGLLHGDMGMSYSAKMPVAEKLEQNLLGTLLLAGTATLMMLVVSVPCGVIAALYRNRWPDYLIRGVSFLGVSMPSFWVGLLLLFVFGLKLGLFPISGGEVTLEGLILPSATLAILLSSKYTRQVRIAVLEEFSQDYVIGAKARGLSMQRILWRHVLPNAFLPLITLFGLALGWLLGGVAIVEIVFGWPGIGRLAVRAIEMRDYPLLEGFVLWTAIFYMVVNFLVDLSYVYLDPRLKKGERP, via the coding sequence TTGAAAGGAAAAGATTTGATACGTCGCCTGTGTCAGATGCTCATCACGCTTTTGGGCGTTACATTCTTGACATTCGGTCTGACGTATCTCGCTCCCGGTGATCCTGTAGAGATGATCCTGGAGACTGGCGATACGATGGTGTCGCAGGAAACTATCGAAAAGACACGTCACGAATTGGGGCTTGACCGTCCCTTCCATGAGCAGTATCTGCACTGGCTTTCCGGCTTGCTGCATGGCGATATGGGCATGAGCTATTCCGCCAAGATGCCGGTTGCCGAAAAGCTTGAGCAGAATCTTCTCGGCACGCTGCTTCTGGCAGGAACAGCAACCTTGATGATGCTCGTCGTTTCTGTGCCTTGCGGAGTCATCGCAGCTTTATATCGCAACCGTTGGCCGGATTATTTGATTCGCGGCGTGTCCTTTCTCGGCGTTTCGATGCCAAGCTTCTGGGTCGGCTTGCTGCTTCTCTTCGTCTTCGGTTTGAAATTGGGACTGTTCCCGATTTCGGGCGGCGAGGTCACTCTGGAAGGGTTGATTCTTCCGTCTGCAACCCTGGCGATCCTCCTGTCTTCCAAGTATACGAGGCAGGTGCGTATCGCCGTGCTCGAAGAGTTCAGTCAGGATTACGTCATCGGCGCCAAGGCTCGCGGTCTGTCCATGCAGCGCATTCTGTGGCGCCATGTGCTGCCCAATGCGTTTTTGCCGCTCATCACGCTCTTCGGTTTGGCTCTAGGCTGGCTCTTGGGCGGTGTGGCGATCGTCGAGATCGTCTTCGGCTGGCCCGGCATAGGCCGCCTGGCGGTGCGGGCGATCGAGATGCGAGACTATCCGTTGTTGGAGGGATTCGTTCTCTGGACAGCCATCTTCTACATGGTAGTCAACTTCCTTGTGGATCTGTCCTATGTGTATCTTGATCCGCGCCTGAAGAAGGGGGAGAGGCCATGA
- the nikC gene encoding nickel transporter permease, protein MSKDAKLLRFYSILAGLIFLTALLAPFILTQDPYESSMQQAFLPPSAEHWFGTDKLGRDLFTRVIYGARISVFMSLTVVILIAGIGSAIGVVAGYVGGKVDTIIMRLADMFLAFPGIVLAIAIAGMMGGSVVNAILALVAVGWTKYARLARSMTLKVRQQDYIAAAVTNGTRPVQMFFRHIAPNILSIILVTAAVDIGAMMMELAGLSFLGFGAQPPTPEWGLMLNEGRQALQTAPWLMLFPGAAIVLVVAVFNLWGDALRDWLDPNKAS, encoded by the coding sequence ATGAGCAAGGACGCAAAGCTCCTGCGCTTCTATTCCATATTGGCAGGGTTGATCTTCCTCACAGCGCTTCTCGCGCCCTTCATCTTGACGCAGGATCCCTATGAGTCGTCGATGCAGCAGGCATTTCTGCCGCCTTCCGCCGAGCATTGGTTCGGAACGGATAAACTCGGGCGCGATCTCTTTACGCGCGTGATTTACGGCGCGCGCATATCGGTGTTCATGTCTTTGACGGTCGTCATCCTCATCGCCGGCATCGGCTCTGCCATCGGCGTCGTTGCCGGCTATGTCGGCGGCAAGGTGGATACGATCATCATGCGCCTTGCCGATATGTTCCTCGCCTTTCCGGGCATCGTGCTGGCGATTGCCATTGCGGGCATGATGGGCGGCAGCGTGGTCAATGCCATCCTCGCTCTTGTCGCCGTCGGTTGGACGAAGTATGCACGCCTGGCGCGCAGCATGACGCTGAAGGTGCGCCAGCAAGATTATATCGCGGCGGCTGTGACGAACGGCACGCGTCCCGTGCAGATGTTTTTCCGCCATATCGCGCCCAATATCCTTTCCATCATACTGGTGACGGCAGCCGTCGATATCGGGGCGATGATGATGGAGCTGGCAGGTCTTTCGTTCCTAGGCTTTGGCGCGCAGCCGCCGACGCCGGAATGGGGACTCATGCTCAACGAAGGCAGGCAGGCACTGCAGACGGCGCCGTGGCTCATGCTGTTCCCCGGCGCCGCCATCGTCCTCGTCGTCGCCGTGTTCAATCTGTGGGGAGATGCGCTGCGCGATTGGCTTGATCCAAACAAGGCAAGCTGA